One segment of Cynocephalus volans isolate mCynVol1 chromosome 8, mCynVol1.pri, whole genome shotgun sequence DNA contains the following:
- the TAL1 gene encoding T-cell acute lymphocytic leukemia protein 1 isoform X1 — protein sequence MTEQPPSEAARSDPPLEERDATEARMAPPHLVLLNGVAKETSRAAPAEPPVIELGARGGPGGGRAGGGGAVRDLKGRDAAAAEARQRVPTTELCRPPGPAPAPAPAPNSAELPGDGRMVQLSPPALAAPAAPGRALLYSLSQPLASLGSGFFGEPDAFPMFTTNNRVKRRPSPYEMEITDGPHTKVVRRIFTNSRERWRQQNVNGAFAELRKLIPTHPPDKKLSKNEILRLAMKYINFLAKLLNDQEEEGTQRAKPGKDPVVEAGGGGGGGGGGAPPDDLLQDVLSPNSSCGSSLDGAASPDSYTEELAPKHTARSLHPAMLPATDGAGPR from the exons ATGACGGAGCAGCCGCCGAGCGAGGCGGCACGCAGTGACCCCCCGCTAGAGGAACGGGACGCGACCGAGGCTCGCATGGCCCCCCCGCACCTGGTCTTGCTGAACGGCGTCGCCAAGGAGACGAGCCGCGCGGCCCCTGCCGAGCCCCCAGTCATCGAGCTGGGCGCGCGCGGCGGCCCTGGGGGCGGCCGCGCCGGTGGGGGCGGCGCCGTGAGAGACTTAAAGGGTCGCGACGCGGCAGCGGCCGAAGCGCGACAACGGGTGCCCACCACCGAGCTGTGCAGACCTCCCGGGCCCGCGCCGGCCCCCGCGCCCGCCCCGAACTCCGCGGAGCTGCCGGGCGACGGCCGCATGGTGCAGCTGAGCCCGCCCGCGCTGGCGGCCCCTGCCGCCCCCGGCCGCGCGCTGCTCTACAGCCTCAGCCAGCCGCTGGCCTCGCTTGGCAG TGGGTTCTTTGGGGAGCCTGATGCCTTCCCTATGTTCACCACTAACAACCGAGTGAAGAGAAGACCCTCCCCCTATGAGATGGAGATTACTGATG GTCCCCACACCAAAGTTGTGCGGCGTATCTTCACCAACAGCCGGGAGCGATGGCGGCAGCAGAATGTGAATGGGGCATTTGCTGAGCTCCGTAAACTGATCCCCACCCATCCACCCGACAAGAAGCTCAGCAAGAATGAGATCCTCCGCCTGGCTATGAAGTACATCAACTTCCTGGCCAAGCTGCTCAATGACCAGGAGGAGGAGGGCACCCAGCGAGCCAAGCCTGGCAAGGACCCTGTGGTGgaggctggcgggggtgggggtggaggagggggtggCGCGCCCCCAGATGACCTCTTGCAGGACGTGCTTTCCCCCAACTCCAGCTGTGGCAGCTCCCTGGATGGGGCAGCCAGCCCGGACAGCTACACAGAGGAGCTGGCCCCCAAGCATACAGCCCGCAGCCTCCATCCTGCCATGCTGCCCGCCACTGATGGAGCTGGCCCTCGGTGA
- the TAL1 gene encoding T-cell acute lymphocytic leukemia protein 1 isoform X2: protein MFTTNNRVKRRPSPYEMEITDGPHTKVVRRIFTNSRERWRQQNVNGAFAELRKLIPTHPPDKKLSKNEILRLAMKYINFLAKLLNDQEEEGTQRAKPGKDPVVEAGGGGGGGGGGAPPDDLLQDVLSPNSSCGSSLDGAASPDSYTEELAPKHTARSLHPAMLPATDGAGPR from the exons ATGTTCACCACTAACAACCGAGTGAAGAGAAGACCCTCCCCCTATGAGATGGAGATTACTGATG GTCCCCACACCAAAGTTGTGCGGCGTATCTTCACCAACAGCCGGGAGCGATGGCGGCAGCAGAATGTGAATGGGGCATTTGCTGAGCTCCGTAAACTGATCCCCACCCATCCACCCGACAAGAAGCTCAGCAAGAATGAGATCCTCCGCCTGGCTATGAAGTACATCAACTTCCTGGCCAAGCTGCTCAATGACCAGGAGGAGGAGGGCACCCAGCGAGCCAAGCCTGGCAAGGACCCTGTGGTGgaggctggcgggggtgggggtggaggagggggtggCGCGCCCCCAGATGACCTCTTGCAGGACGTGCTTTCCCCCAACTCCAGCTGTGGCAGCTCCCTGGATGGGGCAGCCAGCCCGGACAGCTACACAGAGGAGCTGGCCCCCAAGCATACAGCCCGCAGCCTCCATCCTGCCATGCTGCCCGCCACTGATGGAGCTGGCCCTCGGTGA